CGACTCCACCGAGGACGAGCGCTTCCTTGGCGACTGGGCGGCGCTGGAGCGCCGCATCGACGCCCTCGCCCGGGCCCTGGAGCGGCGCCGGGTGGGGCGGGACGACGCCGAGCGCAGCCCCGAAGCCTTCCATGACGTCGTCGAGGCCCTGAACGCGGTGCATGAGGCGGCCCTGCCGCTCCGGGCCTACGTTCACCTGCGGCAGGCCGCCGACGCCGGCGACCGCGAGGCCGCGGCGCGGATCAGCGAGCTCGAGGGGCTGCTGCTGCGCGTCGACCGCTGGATTCCGCGCATCGTGGCCTGGTGGGGCGGCTTCGAACCCGGGCCCTGGGCGGGAGACTACGCCCTGCTGCTGCGCGAGGCGCGGGTACGGGCCGCCCACCTGATGAGCGAGGACGAGGAGACGCTGGCGGCCGAGCTGGCCCTGCCGGGCGAGCGGTCCTGGGTCCGCCTCTACGGCAACGTCTCGAGCCGCATCGCCGTGCGCTTCGAGGGCGAGGAGCGGCCCATCACGGCGCTGCGCAACCTGGCCTACGACCCCGACGAGGCGCGGCGCAAGGCGGCCTACGAGGCCGAGCTGGCCGCCTGGAAGGCGCACGCCGACGAGATCGCCGCCAGCCTGAACGGCGTCAAGGGCGCGCGGATCGTCCTGAACCGCCGCCGCGGTTGGGCGGACGCGCTCGAGCCCACCCTGCACGAGCGGCGCATCACCCGGGCGGCGCTCGCGGCGATGCAGCGGGCGGTGGAGGCCAGCCTGCCGGTCTGGCGCCGCTACTTCCGGGCCAAGGCGCGGCGGCTGGGCAAGGCGCGCCTCGACTGGTGGGACCTCTTCGCCCCCGTGGCCGAGGAGCGGCGGCGCTGGAGCTGGGAGGAAGCCCGTGCCTTCATCGTGGCGCACCTGCGCACCTTTTCGCCCGCCACCGCCGAGCTGGCCGACCGCGCCTTCCGCGAGCGCTGGATCGACGCCGAGCCCCGCTCCGGAAAGCGTGGAGGGGCGTTCTGCATGCACGTCGGGGGCGGGGCGAGCCGTATCCTGGCCAACTACACCCCCAGCTTCGACGCCGTTTCCACGCTGGCGCACGAGCTGGGCCACGCCTACCACAACCTGCGGCTGGCGGAGCGGCCGCCGCTGTTGCGGCGCACGCCGATGACGCTCGCGGAGACCGCTTCGATCATGAACGAGACGGTGGTTACCCGGGCGGCGCTGGCCGAGGCGGAGGGCGACGACGCGGCCCTGATCCTGGACACCTGGCTCACCGGCGCGGCGCAGGTGGTGGTCGACATCCACGCCCGCTTCCTCTTCGAGTCGTGGGTCTTCGAGCGGCGCGCGGAGCGCGAGCTCGCCCCCGAGGAGTTCGCGGAGTTGATGGAGGAGGCCCAGGAGCGCACCTACGGCGAGGCCCTGGCCACGCGCCACCCCTACATGTGGGCGGTCAAGCCCCACTACTACGGCAGCGACTTCTACAACTATCCCTACACCTTCGGGCTGCTCTTCGGCCTCGGCCTCTACCGCGCCTACGAGGGCGACCCCGCGGGCTTCGGCGAGCGCTACGACGCGCTGCTCGCGGACACCGGCGTGGAGGACGCCGCCGCGCTCGCGTCCCGCTTCGGCTTCGACCTCGAGGACGA
The DNA window shown above is from Oceanithermus desulfurans and carries:
- a CDS encoding M3 family oligoendopeptidase, whose translation is MPETSLPRWDLSPLYDSTEDERFLGDWAALERRIDALARALERRRVGRDDAERSPEAFHDVVEALNAVHEAALPLRAYVHLRQAADAGDREAAARISELEGLLLRVDRWIPRIVAWWGGFEPGPWAGDYALLLREARVRAAHLMSEDEETLAAELALPGERSWVRLYGNVSSRIAVRFEGEERPITALRNLAYDPDEARRKAAYEAELAAWKAHADEIAASLNGVKGARIVLNRRRGWADALEPTLHERRITRAALAAMQRAVEASLPVWRRYFRAKARRLGKARLDWWDLFAPVAEERRRWSWEEARAFIVAHLRTFSPATAELADRAFRERWIDAEPRSGKRGGAFCMHVGGGASRILANYTPSFDAVSTLAHELGHAYHNLRLAERPPLLRRTPMTLAETASIMNETVVTRAALAEAEGDDAALILDTWLTGAAQVVVDIHARFLFESWVFERRAERELAPEEFAELMEEAQERTYGEALATRHPYMWAVKPHYYGSDFYNYPYTFGLLFGLGLYRAYEGDPAGFGERYDALLADTGVEDAAALASRFGFDLEDEAFWAGGLELLAEDVARFEAGGG